Proteins encoded in a region of the Isosphaeraceae bacterium EP7 genome:
- a CDS encoding ethanolamine ammonia-lyase subunit EutB translates to MTYATTLRSERFVFDDLREVLAKANEAKSGDRLAGLAAANERERVAAKTVLAGLTLSEIADNPVIDPDEDDVSRLLVDRHDRAGFAAIAGWTVGELREWLLDDETGGPEIAALHAAITPEIAAGVAKLMGNKDLILAAAKVRVVTRCRNTMGQAGVFGVRLQPNHPADDPGGILLSTLDGLAYGCGDAVIGVNPATESVDAVGAILRSLDALIGTLEIPTQACCLSHITTQLACLERGVPVDLLFQSIAGTQAANTSFGISLAMLTEGRERVLESHRARADVTWAGDQVMYFETGQGSALSAGAHHDVDQLTLEARAQGLARAFDPFLINSVVGFIGPEYLADERQIIRAGLEDHFLGKLMGLPMGCDVCYTNHADADGNTTDNLLLLLATAGCNYVMGVPASDDVMLNYQSTSFHDAAGVRRLLHLAPAPEFAAWLEGRGITRAGRLAPGRAGLLDHDAKEFRRLLELTGR, encoded by the coding sequence ATGACGTATGCAACCACCCTGCGATCCGAGCGATTCGTCTTCGACGACTTGCGAGAGGTCCTGGCCAAGGCCAACGAGGCGAAGTCGGGCGACCGGCTCGCCGGGTTGGCCGCCGCCAACGAGCGCGAGCGGGTGGCCGCCAAGACGGTGCTGGCCGGGCTCACCTTGAGCGAGATCGCCGACAACCCCGTCATCGATCCCGACGAAGACGATGTGAGCCGGTTGCTGGTCGACCGCCACGACCGCGCGGGGTTCGCCGCCATCGCGGGCTGGACGGTGGGCGAGCTTCGCGAATGGCTGCTCGATGACGAGACCGGCGGGCCCGAGATCGCCGCCCTACACGCGGCCATCACCCCGGAGATTGCCGCGGGCGTGGCCAAGCTGATGGGGAACAAGGACCTGATCCTGGCCGCCGCCAAGGTCCGGGTCGTCACACGGTGCCGCAACACGATGGGCCAGGCCGGCGTCTTCGGCGTCAGGCTCCAGCCCAACCACCCGGCCGACGACCCCGGCGGAATCCTGCTCTCGACGCTCGACGGCCTCGCCTACGGCTGCGGCGACGCGGTGATTGGTGTGAATCCGGCCACCGAATCCGTCGACGCCGTGGGGGCCATTCTCCGGTCTCTCGACGCGCTCATCGGCACGCTCGAAATCCCGACCCAGGCCTGCTGCCTGTCCCACATCACCACCCAGCTTGCCTGCCTGGAGCGGGGCGTGCCGGTCGACCTCCTCTTCCAGTCGATCGCCGGAACTCAGGCCGCCAACACCAGCTTCGGCATCTCGCTGGCGATGCTGACCGAGGGCCGGGAGCGGGTCCTGGAGTCGCACCGGGCACGCGCCGACGTGACCTGGGCGGGCGATCAGGTGATGTACTTCGAGACCGGCCAGGGAAGCGCCCTGTCGGCCGGTGCGCACCACGATGTCGACCAGCTCACCCTGGAAGCCAGGGCCCAGGGCCTGGCCCGCGCGTTCGACCCGTTCCTGATCAACAGCGTGGTCGGATTCATCGGCCCCGAATACCTGGCCGACGAGCGCCAGATCATCCGGGCCGGCCTGGAAGACCACTTCCTGGGCAAGCTGATGGGCCTGCCGATGGGCTGCGACGTCTGCTACACCAACCACGCCGACGCCGACGGCAACACCACCGACAACCTCCTCCTGCTCCTTGCCACGGCCGGATGCAACTACGTCATGGGCGTCCCCGCCTCCGACGACGTGATGCTCAACTACCAGTCCACCAGCTTTCACGACGCTGCCGGAGTCCGCCGCCTGCTCCACCTGGCCCCCGCCCCCGAGTTCG
- a CDS encoding IS110 family transposase has protein sequence MPWIPTPRSTPYAGIDVSKSYLDTATRPGSKPDRDPNDPAGIAAVVARLLPPAPALVVVEATGGLELPLVAALQVAGIPVAAINPRQARDFAKASGRLAKTDRIDAQALAHFAEAIRPEARPLPSAEVRALDALLSRRQQLLGMRLMESNRLGSCPDPTVRAGLERHIAWLGAEAADADRLLAEAVKASPAWKERDELLRSIPGLGPVTSLTLLAALPERGTLDGGKLSALVGLAPFADDSGTRHGSRHVRGGRAVVRRVLYLAALSAVRYNPAMKAFKERLGARGKKAKVILTAVARKLLVIANAVVRTGRPWEPEMALAR, from the coding sequence CCTACGCCGGCATCGACGTCTCCAAGTCCTATCTCGACACCGCCACCCGGCCCGGATCGAAGCCCGACCGCGACCCCAACGACCCGGCCGGCATCGCCGCGGTGGTCGCCCGCCTCTTGCCCCCGGCCCCGGCCCTGGTCGTCGTCGAGGCCACCGGCGGCCTGGAGCTGCCTCTGGTCGCCGCCCTGCAGGTCGCCGGCATCCCGGTCGCCGCGATCAACCCGCGGCAGGCCCGCGACTTCGCCAAGGCCTCCGGCCGCCTGGCCAAGACCGACCGGATCGACGCCCAGGCCCTGGCCCACTTCGCCGAGGCGATCCGCCCCGAGGCCAGGCCGCTCCCCTCGGCCGAGGTCCGGGCCCTGGACGCCCTGCTGTCGCGCCGCCAGCAGCTGCTGGGCATGAGGCTGATGGAGTCCAACCGCCTGGGCTCCTGCCCCGACCCGACGGTGAGGGCCGGCCTGGAGCGGCACATCGCCTGGCTGGGAGCCGAGGCCGCCGACGCCGACCGCCTGCTGGCCGAGGCGGTCAAGGCGAGCCCGGCGTGGAAGGAACGCGACGAGCTGCTGCGGAGCATCCCCGGGCTGGGCCCGGTCACCAGCCTGACGCTACTGGCCGCCCTGCCGGAGCGGGGGACACTTGACGGCGGCAAGCTGTCGGCCCTGGTCGGGCTGGCGCCGTTCGCCGACGACAGCGGCACGCGCCACGGCAGCCGGCACGTCCGCGGCGGCCGGGCGGTGGTCCGCCGGGTGCTCTACCTGGCGGCCCTGTCGGCGGTGCGATACAACCCCGCGATGAAGGCCTTCAAGGAACGCCTGGGGGCGCGGGGGAAGAAGGCGAAGGTGATCCTGACGGCGGTTGCCCGCAAGCTGCTGGTGATCGCCAATGCGGTGGTCCGGACCGGTCGCCCCTGGGAGCCGGAGATGGCCCTGGCCCGATGA